Part of the Pangasianodon hypophthalmus isolate fPanHyp1 chromosome 9, fPanHyp1.pri, whole genome shotgun sequence genome is shown below.
gccagtagatgtacttgctatgctaaattgccccaacctgtgaatgcatgtgtgcgTGGTGCCCTGAGATGAACTGGCATcacatctagggtgtattcctgcctcatgtccAGTGCTCCCAgaatagactctggatccatcaTGGcccgaccaggataaagcagttactggagGTGAATGACTGAACGAATGGGCATTTGGTATTTGCTAAGTATACATTGACATATTTCATACATGTATTTTATATCATATCAACATATAACAGGATACAAATAGAAAGCATCTCAGGagaaagaggggggaaaaatgacatttttaattaatccaATGGGGATTTTTGATCTTATAATACTTTGTCAGCTAGAAtagtgatgataataataatagtgaaaatatttttctgtagttAAGTGGTGCTGTTATCTAAGACTTTTTTGAAACAACCTAAAGATAATGGAGGAGGGAGGGCTGACAGCATTATCTGCTGAATAAAAGATTGATCTTATTTAACAAGGCACtcacaccaccaccatcatcctcctcctcctcatcagcTTTTCCAAATGTGAGTCTCGCCCTACAGCCAGTGTAGATGTTGTAATGAACAATTATTGGTTTTGCATGaacttaaaacaaaacaaacaaacaaacaaaaaaacatttacttttctGTATTTAACTGGTGCTGTTATGTAACACTATTCTGAAATAGTCAGCCGGTCGTGCACGCGCATTCCTGAGCTCTATTCAGTGCGCGCTCACGCTGTCGGGGAACTTTGCCACAAACTGATAGTGGGGAGAACCGGAAGCAGCAGGTTTGTGCTGAAAACATCCTAAAGATAAAGGAGGAGGGCTGACGAGTTTTAATCTACTGAATAAAGTATCTTAGTCAAAGATTAAGTAGAAAAAAAGTTGATTGACTTTATATGAAAAtttatatgatgatgatggtgatgatgaggataatgatgatggtggtggtgatgatagtgatgatgatgatgatgaggatgatgatgattatgatgatgatgccaTCACCATTATCATGCACTACACATAGCTGCTTTTCCAAATGTAAGTCTGGCATTATAGCCAGTGAGATTGTTTAAAATAACAATTCCTGACTTTGCACTAAGCTTACTGGCTGCTATTTCGCATTTGAAAAGGATTAGTCATAAAAAAGCAACTTTTATGACTTTTCTGTAGTTAATTGGTGCTGTTACGTAAGACCATTTATTCTGCAAccaataaacaattaaacacaGGGACGCTGAGCCAGTCGTGAACGCGCATTCCCCAGAGCTCTATTCAGTGCGCGCTCACGCTGTCGGGGAACTTTGCCAGGAAACTGAAGTTGGGGAGAACCGGAAGCAGCAGGTTGGTGCTGAAAACATCCTAAAGATAACAGAGGAGGGAGGGCTGATTAGTTTGTATCTGACGAGTAAAGGATTTATCTTACTCAAGGATTAAGTAGAAATAAACATGGCCCTGACGCAGGGTGTGGTTTTGTCGTTTTTAATGGAGCGCGGCGGAAAAGTGAAGAACACGGAGCTTTTGAGCGCGTTCACGGCGCACATCAACTGCAGCGAGCCGGAGCAAAGAAGTCGCAACAGGGATCTGTTCAAGAGTTTCATCAACAACGTGGCTGTCGTGAAACGGGTCGATGATGTCAAATACGTCGTCCTGAAGAAGAAATACAAAGAGATGATCAGTGAAGGAAAGTCCACcatatcatcatcaccatcatcatcaccatcatcatcatcatgcacAACACAGCAGAGCTGCTTTTCCACATCTGAGCCTCGCTCTATAACCAGTGCAGatgttttaaataacaattcCTGGTTTTGCACAAGTCCACCTGGCTGCTATATTAACAGTTCTAAAGATTTAGTCACAAAACAACAGTTTCAAATTAGATCAGCTGAGTGTGATGCTGTGATTGCTCCAGTCACTACATCCAACCAGGAGCAATCTTTGACTGCGCGAGTACTTAATGTAGCTAATAATACCAGAGAGGCCAAAGTAGGGgctgtttttgctgttgtggCAATAAAATCACCGCTTCGTTCACAGTCTGAGAAGATAAAAGTCAACCACAGAATACCTGCATGTCGCCAGAGATTCGAGACTCCACCACAGCAGGAGATAAAAACTGTGGAAGCTGGAAAGAATTCACCCTGCCCAAATCATGAACCTGATCTAAACAAATCACCAAGAATCAAAAGGAGACAGACAGTGGTGCCTATTTCACCAGCACCgaaaagaggaaataaagtTGGTAAACCAGGTTTTGGTGCTAAGGACTCATCTGTGATCCGTCTGGAGCCACGAGAACACGAGTGGCTTGTAAAGTCAGCAACAGGACGCTGGAGTCAACTCTACAGCCTCCTGCTGCAGGATGTCCACCTGGCAGAGAAGAGAAGCTTCATATCTGGCTTCACGGCACTTCACTGGGCCGCTAAACACGGAAACAGCAAAATGGTGCGCAAAATCCTTGACGTAGGTAAAAAAGTTGATGTGAACATCAAGAGCTATGATGGTTACACACCGCTGCATGTTGCTGCCATTCACAGCCATGAATCAGTCTTAAATTTACTGGTGCGTGAATACAGTGCTAACTGCAACATACGTGACAACAGTGGCAAAAAGGCTTATCAGTACCTAAGCAAAGACCTGTCGGCtgaggtgagagagctgctCGGAGACCCTGCTGTTTCATGCCAGGTCACCGAACATGCATTCTCAGATGATCAACACTTTTCAGATTTGTCTAAAAACCTCAACACATTCAGTAAACTATTTCAAGCCAGTGTGGGACACAGAAAGAAATCCAGACATCGATCAAGCTTCCGTTTAATCAGTGATGAACAGGAACAGAACAGGAAAGACTGTACATTAGATCACTAAcactaataaagtgctcagatTTGGGTTTATGCACTTGAATAGATGTTTGCcatatctgtttttaatttaatttatagtgATATTTAGCTTTTATACcagagcactgttgaattctcgcaTCTGATTGGTCCAACAGTAGTTCCAGCTCTAATTCAAATGGgagtttttatattaatgtgcctgttctattacattatcatttctgcaTAATCCAAGATGTTATTTAACGAAGAAAACATATGATCATTgctaaggagatatttatttaacatttgtggaaggagtcaccagtgtcacTGGTTTTGTAACAGTCGGTAAGTTTTCCATCGCAAGAAAGTCTTTAGGACTGAGGACTTTGCTCTTTACagtttcttgataacatgacaagctgtgtatgtgtgtgtgtgtgtgtttaattattattaacttaacattttaatatgctattataggaaaataatccacttctggGTGGGAAtgacattaatatttacagcatttagaaGACACGGCTCACAGAAGTTGTTTGTAGTCtcaatcaaaaacacatcctcatgctagtttaCTAGGTCATGGACCAACAGCACCATTAAGCTAAACCATATTGGAGGAGGTTAGTACaacatgaaagaaaacacagcatCACGCCATCctattgtggattattttcatgtaacaacacactaaagtgttttattccttatttagcCATACTGATGGCAGGAAAGACTGTATACTGAACCAGTCTGTTCCACTATCACTAAAAAACTGCCCAAATTAGAGTTGGTGCACTTGAATAGACTTTTACACTGTGTctgttgttaattaaaaaaaatcgttattaatttaattaatagaGATAATAATGCACTTGAATAGATTTTTGCCAGAACATATCTGTTTTGCATTTACTTGCTAGTGATATTAGGCGgcacacagctccaggatcccctgTTAGATCCTAAACTCTgattagtgtctgtgtggagtttcgcatgttgttcctgtgtctgtgtgggattCCTacaggttcttcagtttcctcccacctctcaaaaacatgcaagtaggtGGATTTGGAGCTACATGTGTCCCCGATTCATGCcctgtgttcctgggatagacctCAGATCCACCAACACCTTGACTAAGATAAAGCGCTTAGTGAACATAAATAGATGATAGTGATATTTTACTTTTAGATAAGTTGAGAACAGCAAaagactatatatattttttcgtctttcagctgctcccattctGGGTCACCACAGATGATCACCTGTCTGCATAttgattctggcacaagttttacaccagatgcacTTTcagacacaaccctccccatttctgggcttgggaccagcactaaGAGTGCACTGGCTCATGGACTCTACAGTGGAGTTAGATCCCTGACCAAGGGTCGAACCTGGACCGCAGCAATGAGAGCACCGTGTGCGAGCCACTAGTCCACCAGGCAACCAGCAAAAGACTATATATAAAACTGCAGAATTTTCCACTAACATGAATGAACTTCCCAGTAAAAGCTGATGCACTTGAATACTTGTAAACTTTTACACcatatattttgttaattaattgatatttattattttagttaataAATATAGTGATATTTTAGGTGTTTAGCCAAGTTGTGACTAATTTGTGCATAGACTTTTCAGACATTAACCACTGTCAATTTGATTCAGTGAGCTATAATCTAAGTTTTGTTTTAAGTCTTgggtaattttatttaatttttttatttaacatcattAGCCTTAGCTAATTGTTGTCAGCCACACAAATGGTGTTACACATATGACCATGGTGCAGTATATTTCATTAAACGATTTGAGAATCCTATACTTTTGTTCcgttttaaaagaaatgtcacaaatagatttcatttatttcagatttcagatatTACACTATAATCTTGCTTACAGCATGACAAGTAAGTGTAATGGATGTCCCTGCCAAAAGGACAGTTGTAACCAATGTACAATTTGTCtttatattgttattgtagaaaatatgaataatgtacACCTGTCTCTGACCCTGATTGT
Proteins encoded:
- the sowahab gene encoding ankyrin repeat domain-containing protein SOWAHA isoform X1 translates to MALTQGVVLSFLMERGGKVKNTELLSAFTAHINCSEPEQRSRNRDLFKSFINNVAVVKRVDDVKYVVLKKKYKEMISEGKSTISSSPSSSPSSSSCTTQQSCFSTSEPRSITSADVLNNNSWFCTSPPGCYINSSKDLVTKQQFQIRSAECDAVIAPVTTSNQEQSLTARVLNVANNTREAKVGAVFAVVAIKSPLRSQSEKIKVNHRIPACRQRFETPPQQEIKTVEAGKNSPCPNHEPDLNKSPRIKRRQTVVPISPAPKRGNKVGKPGFGAKDSSVIRLEPREHEWLVKSATGRWSQLYSLLLQDVHLAEKRSFISGFTALHWAAKHGNSKMVRKILDVGKKVDVNIKSYDGYTPLHVAAIHSHESVLNLLVREYSANCNIRDNSGKKAYQYLSKDLSAEVRELLGDPAVSCQVTEHAFSDDQHFSDLSKNLNTFSKLFQASVGHRKKSRHRSSFRLISDEQEQNRKDCTLDH
- the sowahab gene encoding ankyrin repeat domain-containing protein SOWAHA isoform X2 translates to MALTQGVVLSFLMERGGKVKNTELLSAFTAHINCSEPEQRSRNRDLFKSFINNVAVVKRVDDVKYVVLKKKYKEMISEGKSTISSSPSSSPSSSSCTTQQSCFSTSEPRSITSADVLNNNSWFCTSPPGCYINSSKDLVTKQQFQIRSAECDAVIAPVTTSNQEQSLTARVLNVANNTREAKVGAVFAVVAIKSPLRSQSEKIKVNHRIPACRQRFETPPQQEIKTVEAGKNSPCPNHEPDLNKSPRIKRRQTVVPISPAPKRGNKVGKPGFGAKDSSVIRLEPREHEWLVKSATGRWSQLYSLLLQDVHLAEKRSFISGFTALHWAAKHGNSKMLLPFWVTTDDHLSAY